A single region of the Amphiprion ocellaris isolate individual 3 ecotype Okinawa chromosome 4, ASM2253959v1, whole genome shotgun sequence genome encodes:
- the klf3 gene encoding Krueppel-like factor 3 isoform X1, which produces MKMTAVTENSTGTDRRSLACAAMLMYDYHMKTDMETPFYSSLVKTPEPYGVIFPHPAPLYRMHMHPFPRSHTPSNQTHNQLEPVDLSISKRSSSTSSSSSPPSSSASSPASPRSSPPSPYSSASRASPRCSPPHSQPRSSPSRALPPPTPSLPYPTVVPPLLSPGIQGSGVMVSSVMVHLPVLYPSPLHLHQPLMVSPPVASEDEHPLNRTAHPSMPLELRGEAPDLHKPIKTETRSEFPHDPISSREMKPSVIRMQNEYKGNNPSVIVHPGTKHPLPADSPDPLKKRRIHCCDFNGCNKVYTKSSHLKAHRRTHTGEKPYKCMWEGCTWKFARSDELTRHFRKHTGVKPFQCPDCERSFSRSDHLALHKKRHLLV; this is translated from the exons ATGAAAATGACAGCcgtgacagaaaacagcacaggAACTGACAGAAG gAGCCTGGCCTGTGCAGCCATGCTGATGTATGATTACCATATGAAGACAGACATGGAGACG CCATTCTACTCATCGCTGGTGAAAACCCCGGAGCCGTACGGAGTCATCTTCCCTCATCCCGCCCCCCTCTACCGGATGCACATGCACCCCTTCCCCCGGTCTCACACGCCCAGCAACCAAACGCACAACCAGCTGGAGCCGGTGGACCTGTCCATCAGCAAgcgctcctcctccacctcctcttcctcctcccctcccagctcctccgcctcctcccccgcctccccTCGCAGCTCCCCGCCGTCCCCGTACAGCTCGGCGAGCCGCGCCTCCCCCCGCTGCTCGCCGCCGCACTCCCAGCCGCGGTCGTCGCCCTCCCGCGCCCTCCCACCGCCCACTCCCTCACTTCCTTACCCCACCGTGGTGCCCCCCCTGCTCAGCCCGGGCATCCAGGGGTCAGGGGTCATGGTGTCCTCCGTCATGGTGCACCTGCCTGTCCTCTACCCCTCACCCCTTCACCTGCACCAGCCGTTAATGGTGAGCCCACCTGTCGCCAGTGAGGACGAACATCCTCTCAACAGGACAG CTCACCCTTCGATGCCTCTGGAACTGCGAGGGGAAGCTCCCGACCTTCACAAGCCGATCAAAACAGAGACTCGCTCTGAATTCCCTCATGACCCTATCAGCAGCCGTGAGATGAAGCCATCCGTCATCAGGATGCAAAACGAGTACAA GGGTAACAACCCGTCAGTAATAGTTCATCCGGGCACAAAACATCCTCTCCCTGCCGACTCTCCCGACCCTCTGAAAAAGAGGAGGATTCACTGCTGCGACTTCAACGGCTGCAACAAAGTGTACACCAAGAGCTCCCACCTCAAAGCACATCGCAGGACACACACCG GGGAGAAACCCTACAAGTGCATGTGGGAAGGCTGCACGTGGAAGTTCGCCCGTTCAGACGAGCTGACGAGACACTTCCGCAAGCACACGGGAGTCAAACCGTTCCAGTGTCCCGACTGTGAACGCAGCTTCTCCCGCTCCGACCACCTGGCTTTGCACAAGAAACGCCACCTTCTGGTGTGA
- the klf3 gene encoding Krueppel-like factor 3 isoform X2, giving the protein MLMYDYHMKTDMETPFYSSLVKTPEPYGVIFPHPAPLYRMHMHPFPRSHTPSNQTHNQLEPVDLSISKRSSSTSSSSSPPSSSASSPASPRSSPPSPYSSASRASPRCSPPHSQPRSSPSRALPPPTPSLPYPTVVPPLLSPGIQGSGVMVSSVMVHLPVLYPSPLHLHQPLMVSPPVASEDEHPLNRTAHPSMPLELRGEAPDLHKPIKTETRSEFPHDPISSREMKPSVIRMQNEYKGNNPSVIVHPGTKHPLPADSPDPLKKRRIHCCDFNGCNKVYTKSSHLKAHRRTHTGEKPYKCMWEGCTWKFARSDELTRHFRKHTGVKPFQCPDCERSFSRSDHLALHKKRHLLV; this is encoded by the exons ATGCTGATGTATGATTACCATATGAAGACAGACATGGAGACG CCATTCTACTCATCGCTGGTGAAAACCCCGGAGCCGTACGGAGTCATCTTCCCTCATCCCGCCCCCCTCTACCGGATGCACATGCACCCCTTCCCCCGGTCTCACACGCCCAGCAACCAAACGCACAACCAGCTGGAGCCGGTGGACCTGTCCATCAGCAAgcgctcctcctccacctcctcttcctcctcccctcccagctcctccgcctcctcccccgcctccccTCGCAGCTCCCCGCCGTCCCCGTACAGCTCGGCGAGCCGCGCCTCCCCCCGCTGCTCGCCGCCGCACTCCCAGCCGCGGTCGTCGCCCTCCCGCGCCCTCCCACCGCCCACTCCCTCACTTCCTTACCCCACCGTGGTGCCCCCCCTGCTCAGCCCGGGCATCCAGGGGTCAGGGGTCATGGTGTCCTCCGTCATGGTGCACCTGCCTGTCCTCTACCCCTCACCCCTTCACCTGCACCAGCCGTTAATGGTGAGCCCACCTGTCGCCAGTGAGGACGAACATCCTCTCAACAGGACAG CTCACCCTTCGATGCCTCTGGAACTGCGAGGGGAAGCTCCCGACCTTCACAAGCCGATCAAAACAGAGACTCGCTCTGAATTCCCTCATGACCCTATCAGCAGCCGTGAGATGAAGCCATCCGTCATCAGGATGCAAAACGAGTACAA GGGTAACAACCCGTCAGTAATAGTTCATCCGGGCACAAAACATCCTCTCCCTGCCGACTCTCCCGACCCTCTGAAAAAGAGGAGGATTCACTGCTGCGACTTCAACGGCTGCAACAAAGTGTACACCAAGAGCTCCCACCTCAAAGCACATCGCAGGACACACACCG GGGAGAAACCCTACAAGTGCATGTGGGAAGGCTGCACGTGGAAGTTCGCCCGTTCAGACGAGCTGACGAGACACTTCCGCAAGCACACGGGAGTCAAACCGTTCCAGTGTCCCGACTGTGAACGCAGCTTCTCCCGCTCCGACCACCTGGCTTTGCACAAGAAACGCCACCTTCTGGTGTGA
- the fam114a1 gene encoding protein NOXP20 isoform X2: MSQAAPSDTDPSTDPTPPPAQRPHADPDSCPDVPAALSAPPLPPFIPETVELPQSTEETANEDITTATTTDPSEDQSEPPAEGHVIACDQPVSLEPDTDAAGEDAERSLQEKETGWGGWSSWGKSLLSSATSTVGQSLTSVKVKAGEALRLHRTSVGEEAQEEEDGTEEKRDGGGESGEMDVSSCGESSSPNAAAASSRGVFSTITHAVQNTGKSVISGGLDALEFIGKKTMTVLAESDPGFKKTKTLMQKTASLSQMLKEAKEKERARLSNQPISAPTAHYGILFDDYQGLSHLEALEILSNESEARVQAFLSSLEEEEQEEVKKELIFIKEIFIKQEEEEEEEGVGEAGGQTKDNAADGEEFVSVLTELLFELHVAATPDKLNKARMRAHDWVSEVEQPVTAETVGRETQDQPRGEASPVENKKEETKKGEEEQGEKKSEGEETKAGEEEEKKEKESDPRSVEAVYLSSVGSLAEVTARSIEQLHKVAELILHGQDLEKPARDQAHILTRLTCAMCKEVDCLAKKFSDTLLLVGGQRKAEDLNPLVDSVLLEGSNSTNYIHNAFQLLMPILQISHIQSQHCRPSADAAEQIQH, translated from the exons ATGTCCCAGGCTGCCCCCTCTGACACAGACCCCTCCACAGACCCCACCCCTCCACCTGCCCAGCGCCCCCATGCTGACCCCGACTCCTGTCCGGACGTCCCAGCAGCGCTCTCGGCCCCACCGCTGCCTCCGTTCATCCCAGAGACTGTGGAGCTTCCACAGTCCACCGAGGAGACGGCTAACGAGGACATCACCACCGCCACCACAACTGACCCATCGGAGGACCAATCGGAGCCTCCCGCTGAGGGTCATGTGATTGCAtgtgaccaaccagtgagcctGGAGCCGGACACCGACGCTGCCGGGGAGGATGCAGAG AGGTCTCTCCAAGAGAAAGAAACAGGTTGGGGAGGTTGGAGTTCATGGGGGAAGTCTCTTCTGAGCAGTGCCACCTCCACTGTGG GTCAGAGCCTGACCTCAGTTAAGGTGAAAGCAGGCGAGGCTCTTCGTCTCCACAGGACCTCAGTAGGAGAGGAGGcacaagaggaggaggatggaacagaggagaagagagacgGAGGCGGTGAAAGTGGAGAGATGGACGTGTCCAGCTGTGGGGAGTCGTCTTCTCCaaatgctgctgcagcttctagCAGAGGAGTTTTCTCTACAATCACACACGCTGTGCAGAACACA GGTAAGTCCGTGATCAGCGGAGGTCTGGATGCCTTGGAGTTCATTGGAAAGAAGACTATGACTGTTCTTGCTGAAAGTGACCCAGGtttcaaaaagaccaaaactctGATGCAGAAGACGGCCTCACTGAGTCAG ATGCTGAAGGAAGCCAAGGAGAAAGAGCGTGCACGTCTGAgtaatcagccaatcagcgctCCCACAGCTCACTACGGTATTCTTTTTGATGACTACCAAGGTTTGTCGCACCTTGAGGCCCTGGAGATCCTGTCCAATGAGAGCGAAGCAAGG GTCCAAGCCTTCCTCTCTTctctggaggaagaggagcaggaggaggtgaagaaggagctgattTTCATTAAAGAGATTTTCATCaaacaagaggaggaggaggaggaggaaggagtggGAGAAGCAGGAGGACAGACGAAGGATAACG ctgCTGACGGTGAGGAGTTTGTTAGTGttctcacagagctgctgtttgagCTTCATGTTGCTGCTACACCAGACAAACTCAATAAG GCACGAATGAGGGCCCACGACTGGGTGAGCGAGGTGGAACAGCCTGTCACTGCGGAGACAGTTGGCAGGGAAACGCAGGACCAGCCAAGAGGAGAGGCCTCGCCTGTGGAGAACAAAAAGGAGGAGACGAAGAAAGGCGAAGAGGAACAGGGGGAGAAGAAGAGTGAGGGGGAGGAGACgaaggcaggagaggaggaggagaagaaagagaaagagagtgacCCCAGATCTGTAGAG GCTGTCTACCTGTCATCAGTCGGCAGTCTGGCTGAAGTGACGGCTCGCAGTATCGAGCAGCTCCACAAGGTGGCAGAGCTCATCCTTCACGGTCAGGATCTGGAGAAACCTGCCAGAGACCAGGCCCACATCCTCACCAG GTTGACATGCGCCATGTGTAAGGAGGTGGACTGTCTGGCCAAGAAGTTCTCTGATACGCTGCTTCTTGTCGGG GGTCAGAGGAAAGCAGAGGACTTGAATCCACTGGTCGATAGTGTGCTGCTGGAG GGCTCCAACAGCACCAATTACATCCATAATGCATTCCAGCTGCTGATGCCCATCCTGCAGATCTCCCACATCCAGAGTCAACACTGCCGACCCTCTGCAGATGCAGCGGAGCAGATACagcattaa
- the fam114a1 gene encoding protein NOXP20 isoform X1, protein MSQAAPSDTDPSTDPTPPPAQRPHADPDSCPDVPAALSAPPLPPFIPETVELPQSTEETANEDITTATTTDPSEDQSEPPAEGHVIACDQPVSLEPDTDAAGEDAERSLQEKETGWGGWSSWGKSLLSSATSTVGQSLTSVKVKAGEALRLHRTSVGEEAQEEEDGTEEKRDGGGESGEMDVSSCGESSSPNAAAASSRGVFSTITHAVQNTGKSVISGGLDALEFIGKKTMTVLAESDPGFKKTKTLMQKTASLSQMLKEAKEKERARLSNQPISAPTAHYGILFDDYQGLSHLEALEILSNESEARVQAFLSSLEEEEQEEVKKELIFIKEIFIKQEEEEEEEGVGEAGGQTKDNGDLSSQLHCSTPLSADGEEFVSVLTELLFELHVAATPDKLNKARMRAHDWVSEVEQPVTAETVGRETQDQPRGEASPVENKKEETKKGEEEQGEKKSEGEETKAGEEEEKKEKESDPRSVEAVYLSSVGSLAEVTARSIEQLHKVAELILHGQDLEKPARDQAHILTRLTCAMCKEVDCLAKKFSDTLLLVGGQRKAEDLNPLVDSVLLEGSNSTNYIHNAFQLLMPILQISHIQSQHCRPSADAAEQIQH, encoded by the exons ATGTCCCAGGCTGCCCCCTCTGACACAGACCCCTCCACAGACCCCACCCCTCCACCTGCCCAGCGCCCCCATGCTGACCCCGACTCCTGTCCGGACGTCCCAGCAGCGCTCTCGGCCCCACCGCTGCCTCCGTTCATCCCAGAGACTGTGGAGCTTCCACAGTCCACCGAGGAGACGGCTAACGAGGACATCACCACCGCCACCACAACTGACCCATCGGAGGACCAATCGGAGCCTCCCGCTGAGGGTCATGTGATTGCAtgtgaccaaccagtgagcctGGAGCCGGACACCGACGCTGCCGGGGAGGATGCAGAG AGGTCTCTCCAAGAGAAAGAAACAGGTTGGGGAGGTTGGAGTTCATGGGGGAAGTCTCTTCTGAGCAGTGCCACCTCCACTGTGG GTCAGAGCCTGACCTCAGTTAAGGTGAAAGCAGGCGAGGCTCTTCGTCTCCACAGGACCTCAGTAGGAGAGGAGGcacaagaggaggaggatggaacagaggagaagagagacgGAGGCGGTGAAAGTGGAGAGATGGACGTGTCCAGCTGTGGGGAGTCGTCTTCTCCaaatgctgctgcagcttctagCAGAGGAGTTTTCTCTACAATCACACACGCTGTGCAGAACACA GGTAAGTCCGTGATCAGCGGAGGTCTGGATGCCTTGGAGTTCATTGGAAAGAAGACTATGACTGTTCTTGCTGAAAGTGACCCAGGtttcaaaaagaccaaaactctGATGCAGAAGACGGCCTCACTGAGTCAG ATGCTGAAGGAAGCCAAGGAGAAAGAGCGTGCACGTCTGAgtaatcagccaatcagcgctCCCACAGCTCACTACGGTATTCTTTTTGATGACTACCAAGGTTTGTCGCACCTTGAGGCCCTGGAGATCCTGTCCAATGAGAGCGAAGCAAGG GTCCAAGCCTTCCTCTCTTctctggaggaagaggagcaggaggaggtgaagaaggagctgattTTCATTAAAGAGATTTTCATCaaacaagaggaggaggaggaggaggaaggagtggGAGAAGCAGGAGGACAGACGAAGGATAACGGTGATCTAAGTTCCCAATTACACTGTTCTACCCCCTTAT ctgCTGACGGTGAGGAGTTTGTTAGTGttctcacagagctgctgtttgagCTTCATGTTGCTGCTACACCAGACAAACTCAATAAG GCACGAATGAGGGCCCACGACTGGGTGAGCGAGGTGGAACAGCCTGTCACTGCGGAGACAGTTGGCAGGGAAACGCAGGACCAGCCAAGAGGAGAGGCCTCGCCTGTGGAGAACAAAAAGGAGGAGACGAAGAAAGGCGAAGAGGAACAGGGGGAGAAGAAGAGTGAGGGGGAGGAGACgaaggcaggagaggaggaggagaagaaagagaaagagagtgacCCCAGATCTGTAGAG GCTGTCTACCTGTCATCAGTCGGCAGTCTGGCTGAAGTGACGGCTCGCAGTATCGAGCAGCTCCACAAGGTGGCAGAGCTCATCCTTCACGGTCAGGATCTGGAGAAACCTGCCAGAGACCAGGCCCACATCCTCACCAG GTTGACATGCGCCATGTGTAAGGAGGTGGACTGTCTGGCCAAGAAGTTCTCTGATACGCTGCTTCTTGTCGGG GGTCAGAGGAAAGCAGAGGACTTGAATCCACTGGTCGATAGTGTGCTGCTGGAG GGCTCCAACAGCACCAATTACATCCATAATGCATTCCAGCTGCTGATGCCCATCCTGCAGATCTCCCACATCCAGAGTCAACACTGCCGACCCTCTGCAGATGCAGCGGAGCAGATACagcattaa
- the si:dkey-192k22.2 gene encoding uncharacterized protein si:dkey-192k22.2 isoform X2, which produces MTRAAVTKLLLLVILAFIICLPEFFTLYRESKVNFLCLPYEPCEQVDRVKEEGEHGKTGNAEIKRKDVCDPSKSQWDQACTQEDQRNATDSASDFRRGRDDPKTSWFLCKTDTDMTVLYGNHSSPAVELHLEVSVELRLSDAENLNLTLYGRSNHSSLRLHPPEEEEEEEEQKGDDEGQKEAFYCCLPLLPTSQTANQSHCLLWLANQTVLTATAKEKLPWKRTQKDEWRCVFRVLWLALLCVVLLTIVAVVIGQIYCERGICNGKKQAESISPTPKATAFHSYGFQGRPGLSTIQEADSQNDIEMLLDGNVDHCYTANLHHRGHPSTSSLTEDQAW; this is translated from the exons AATCAAAAGTGAATTTCCTCTGCCTTCCCTACGAGCCCTGTGAACAAGTGGATCGggtgaaggaggagggggaacATGGGAAGACTGGAAATGCTGAAATTAAGAGAAAGGATGTGTGTGACCCTTCTAAGAGTCAGTGGGATCAGGCCTGCACACAGGAGGATCAACGCAATGCGACAGATTCAGCATCAGACTTCAGGAGAGGCAGAGATGATCCAAAAACGAGCTGGTTCTTGTGTAAAACAGACACGGACATGACAGTATTATACGGAAATCACTCATCACCAG ctgtagagttacatctgGAGGTGTCCGTCGAGCTTCGACTCAGTGATGCAGAGAACCTGAATCTCACCCTGTACGGCCGCAGTAATCACAGCTCCTTACGCCTCCACCCacccgaggaggaggaggaggaagaagagcagaAGGGTGATGATGAAGGACAGAAGGAGGCTTTCTACTGCTGTCTCCCTCTCCTTCCCACCTCTCAAACAGCCAATCAAAGCCACTGTCTCCTTTGGCTCGCCAATCAAACAGTTTTGACTGCAACAGCAAAGGAAAAGCTGCCATGGAAACGGACACAGAAAG ATGAGTGGCGGTGTGTGTTCAGAGTCCTCTGGCTGGCTCTGCTGTGCGTCGTGCTCCTGACTATAGTTGCAGTTGTGATCGGACAAATCTACTGTGAACGAGGCATTTGCa ATGGAAAGAAGCAAGCAGAAAGCATCAGTCCCACTCCTAAAG CAACAGCCTTCCATTCATATGGATTTCAGGGTCGGCCAG GACTCTCGACAATTCAAGAAGCTGACAGTCAAA ATGACATAGAAATGCTGCTGGATGGAAACGTTGACCACTGCTATACTG CAAATCTGCATCATCGTGGCcatccctccacctcctccctcacAGAGGATCAGGCCTGGTGA
- the si:dkey-192k22.2 gene encoding uncharacterized protein si:dkey-192k22.2 isoform X1, translating into MTRAAVTKLLLLVILAFIICLPEFFTLYRESKVNFLCLPYEPCEQVDRVKEEGEHGKTGNAEIKRKDVCDPSKSQWDQACTQEDQRNATDSASDFRRGRDDPKTSWFLCKTDTDMTVLYGNHSSPAVELHLEVSVELRLSDAENLNLTLYGRSNHSSLRLHPPEEEEEEEEQKGDDEGQKEAFYCCLPLLPTSQTANQSHCLLWLANQTVLTATAKEKLPWKRTQKDEWRCVFRVLWLALLCVVLLTIVAVVIGQIYCERGICKKPKVLPVVCNFTGHCLNGKQAKDGKKQAESISPTPKATAFHSYGFQGRPGLSTIQEADSQNDIEMLLDGNVDHCYTANLHHRGHPSTSSLTEDQAW; encoded by the exons AATCAAAAGTGAATTTCCTCTGCCTTCCCTACGAGCCCTGTGAACAAGTGGATCGggtgaaggaggagggggaacATGGGAAGACTGGAAATGCTGAAATTAAGAGAAAGGATGTGTGTGACCCTTCTAAGAGTCAGTGGGATCAGGCCTGCACACAGGAGGATCAACGCAATGCGACAGATTCAGCATCAGACTTCAGGAGAGGCAGAGATGATCCAAAAACGAGCTGGTTCTTGTGTAAAACAGACACGGACATGACAGTATTATACGGAAATCACTCATCACCAG ctgtagagttacatctgGAGGTGTCCGTCGAGCTTCGACTCAGTGATGCAGAGAACCTGAATCTCACCCTGTACGGCCGCAGTAATCACAGCTCCTTACGCCTCCACCCacccgaggaggaggaggaggaagaagagcagaAGGGTGATGATGAAGGACAGAAGGAGGCTTTCTACTGCTGTCTCCCTCTCCTTCCCACCTCTCAAACAGCCAATCAAAGCCACTGTCTCCTTTGGCTCGCCAATCAAACAGTTTTGACTGCAACAGCAAAGGAAAAGCTGCCATGGAAACGGACACAGAAAG ATGAGTGGCGGTGTGTGTTCAGAGTCCTCTGGCTGGCTCTGCTGTGCGTCGTGCTCCTGACTATAGTTGCAGTTGTGATCGGACAAATCTACTGTGAACGAGGCATTTGCa AAAAGCCCAAAGTGCTTCCTGTTGTTTGTAACTTTACTGGTCACTGTTTAAATGGTAAACAAGCAAAAG ATGGAAAGAAGCAAGCAGAAAGCATCAGTCCCACTCCTAAAG CAACAGCCTTCCATTCATATGGATTTCAGGGTCGGCCAG GACTCTCGACAATTCAAGAAGCTGACAGTCAAA ATGACATAGAAATGCTGCTGGATGGAAACGTTGACCACTGCTATACTG CAAATCTGCATCATCGTGGCcatccctccacctcctccctcacAGAGGATCAGGCCTGGTGA